In Desulfomonilaceae bacterium, the genomic window GTTCTCGACATCTGCGGCCTTGTCCTGAGAAGAGTACAGATCTGCAAGAGCAGAGAGGCTAGGGGCAACATTCATGTTGTCCTTGCCCAGCGCTTTGCTGTTGATCTCGACTGCTTTCGACGCCAATTGCTCAGCCTGTGGAAACTTTTTTTCAGCAGCGAAGGTCTCGGCCAAGGAAACGAGTATAGACGCCACATATGGGCTTTCCTTACCATTCGCGGACTCGGATATGGTCAAGGCCGATTTCAGAAGCCGTTCTGCCTCGGCGGTCTGTTGCTGAGCTTTTTTCAGTTCGGCCAGACGCACCAGAGTGTCTGCCACCATGGGGTGCTGCCTGCCGTAGACCTTCTTGTCGATTTCCAGGATCCGTCGCCAGTGCTGCTCAGATTCGGCAAACTTGTTTAGTGATTCAGAGAGGTCTGCCAAGGCAACCAAGGTCGCCCGTACGTCGAGGCATTCCTTGCCTAGCGCCTGTTCCTGGATTTTCAAGGCCCGTTGATACATGGCCTCGGCCTCGGATACCTTGCGCTTGGAGGCGTAGATGTCGGCAAGCTTAGTCAGGGAGATGGCCACGTTCAGGTGACTTTTCCCAAAGGTCTTTTCTGCAAGGGCCAAGGCCGCGGTGAATTGTGTCTCGGCATTTTGGATGTCACCCGCTTCAAACTTCGCCGTGCCTTCGGTATCCAACTGATACCAGGAAGGACCCTGCGCTAATACTCCGCTGGTGGCGCAGATCATTATGGCAACGATCAGACTCATTTTCACGCAAGTCATAGTTCACCTCGTGTTCTCGAACAAAGTCGTGAAGGCCTGCGAAACGCAGGAGTGGTCGCTGTTTTGCGTTTGTGTCAACTCCTAGGCTCAACGAAACATCCCAGTTCCTACCGCCTGCGTCCGCCGCCTGGCATAGAAAGACCGCCTGTGCCTCCCCCGGGGACCATCCGCACCGTCGTCGTGGGCGAAGGTCTTGGCGTATTCCTTACGATTTCGTTCCGTTGGGCCGTTCTCTCGCGGCTGTTTGAATCCTCCCGCGCGCGTGTCGTTCGACTTCCGGATGTTTGAGCGGCTGCGGAACGTCGCGTTTCACGGTGTTCGGCTGTTGAAGACCTCCTGCCTGAAGAGGATGTAGTGGTTCGTACGCTCTCAACCCGACTACTGGTCCCAGTCGAAGCGGGCGGTTTGACACTCGCAACGGCGGGCGGCTTGCTGCTTGGATGTCTCGAACCCGCCTGCGGGATAGATCTCGTCGATGTCAATGTTTGGGTTGGCTTGTTGGGCGGGGGTAGCCTAGTCCGGGTCAACGATTGTGTATCTGAAGATCCTGATCGCGAGGACCCGGAATTGCCGGTCGGCTGTAATCGTGCATTTCCCCGTTGGCGCGCGCCGATCGCTGGTGGTATTGTTGAGGCTAGCTGAGCGGGCGGCTTTGTCGCTGGTCCGATTGGTTGAAGCGACCGCCCTCTATGCGTCACGGGGAGGGTCGGATTATGCCGGGGTGGAATACGCCCACTGAACGACGTTGTGAACGGTCCAGTTGCCGGGGTGGACCGTTGTGAGCGTCCAATGCTTGGCTGAGACGGCGCCCTTGAATCGCTGCTTCGGGCAAGTTTCTGGAATTGACTGTGGAGAGCAGCCTGGCGTTGAGGTTCGCGTTCGTTGCGTAAGGCCTGGGCCAGTTTGCCAACCTTTTCGCTTCTTTCCAGTGAGCCCAGGCGCTGCTGGAGTTGATTTCTCCTGTTGGGATCCCTTTCCTGGCCCATCTGTTTGCGTATGTCAGTCTGTTGCTGACGGTTCTTCTCATTCCTCATTTGATTGGTCAATTCGTTCCTTCTGTTGGAATCCTTTTCTCGTCTCAGCGATTGGGCCATCTTATTCAAAGACGGATTACGGGCAATTTCCTTTTTTCGATTCTGCTTTTCCAGCTTGTTCTCTGCGTTGATGAGATTCCGCAAGGTCTCCTTATTTCTAGGGTCTCGCAAGATCGAGGAGACGCGCCGTCGGGCATTAACGATACCGACCCCATTAGGTTCAAGCCCCAGTTTGTTTTGGGCCTGCTGAATTTTCCGCTTCATTGCCTCCAGTTTTTCTTCATTTATATATTCCTGATCTAGTAACCTGGAAATTGTCTCGCTAGAACAACCAATTTGTTTCTGGTTGCAAGCGTCTATCATGTGCCGAACGCTATTTAGTTCAGACTCCACAAGTGTTTTCTGGGTATCATATATCTGCTGGTTAATCATAGTTTGAAGATTGGCTGGGTCCACACCACCCCCGCCAGGAA contains:
- a CDS encoding tetratricopeptide repeat protein — its product is MTCVKMSLIVAIMICATSGVLAQGPSWYQLDTEGTAKFEAGDIQNAETQFTAALALAEKTFGKSHLNVAISLTKLADIYASKRKVSEAEAMYQRALKIQEQALGKECLDVRATLVALADLSESLNKFAESEQHWRRILEIDKKVYGRQHPMVADTLVRLAELKKAQQQTAEAERLLKSALTISESANGKESPYVASILVSLAETFAAEKKFPQAEQLASKAVEINSKALGKDNMNVAPSLSALADLYSSQDKAADVENTLKRVLSIYEKSYGTDSPDLTQALNELAKFYTANGRYDDAEAVIKRALLINEKSLGKDNPDVATAMITLANMYSEKGDYAAAEPLLKRALEIYETALGKDNPDVATAMNNLANLYSVQGKNAEAEPLLKKALEIYRKALGNDAREVAIALNNLGNAYVGQKKYVDAEPLFKDAVRVYEGAAGKESPDVAEVLINMASLCDETGRPDEATNLRRRATKIINR